The sequence CAAACAGATTTAAATTAACTTGATTATTTATTGTCTATCTGTGAATAAACTTTTTATCGTCTCACATTGTCATAACCTGAATCAAATCGATATTTATCTAACATGAAGCAATGTAAATCAGAGTCAGATAATTTTTGTAAATTCAAGCAAATGACTGCAAATTTACAGGTTGCGTACTACATAAAAACAACGAGTTTTTAAGCTTAAAGCAAGTAATAATAAAAGTTTTAATTACTTTCGCCAGCCTACAAATAGTATGTTACACACTGTAACTCCTATACTGCTGTTGGACTATTGATAATAGCATCAATAAGAGTCAGAAACATTGCGAAGTATTTAGAGAAGTAAATTTATTTGTATCGGAATATTTAATAGGATTAGATGTGATTGTGTGAAGCGAAGTAGAGTTAGTAAAATCGATATAGAGACGTAGCAGTGCTACGTCTTGCAAGAATATAAAAGTTCAAGCAGATATTGAGAAAACAATTAATTAAACTTATACGCTTATTGGTAAGCTAGATTCTTCCGTATTGTCTTTAGAAAAGCAGCGATATAGTTACGATACTTCTTTTACGGAAAGATTGAAGAGGAATAATTTAAAGATTCTCACTGCTGACTCCTAAGCGTTTGCTACTGCCAACTTTCTTGTAAATCAGCACTTAACTTAAGGTCGTCCGGTTGGGTTTTTTTTGCTCGTTGAATTTCTCTAAGCATGTCGTACCAATATCCTTTTTTTCCGTACCACTTGGCTTTTTCGACAGCAGATTTACCAATTAATTCCTTATCTATCTGAGATGTTTTTTCAACTCGCTGCACCCAACCCATGAAAGTAGGGTCATCTGGTTGTACAGTATCTCCACATACAATAACCAAAGACCATTTATAATTTTTACCGATGGTCAAAGATGGCTTATCTTCTGGTAAATTAAAGCTGACGATACCATGTTCTGTAATTGGTAAAAAAGCTCTTTGATAATATTTACCTGCTGTATCTTGAATACTCAACATTACCCGTTTAGCTTTAGTCTTCGGTAAACGAACGAATATTGAAGGAAGCTTTTGTAAAGTTAACCCATAGTTACGTTCTGGTGGCATTAAAGGTTTGATACCCTGTTCTTGCATAGAACATTTCTTTGGGTCGCGAGAACCAGAACCTTTAGTGTCTTTTGGTTCCGGTTCACCCGGTGGTTCTAATGAATCCTGGAAAACTATTTCATCTGACAAAGAGTTATCTTTACTTGGGAATTTTGATTGAGTAAAGCCAGGTAAAGTATAAGTCAGGATCAATATTGATAAACTAAAGTTAAGGAATTTGAGCGTATAACTGGTCATACCCGTTCTTCTTAGCAATTATGTATATAATTTATGATGACGATATAAATTTATTTTTTGATTCTTATTATTGTATTGAATTAATAGCTCAATCGACATTAATAAATCAATGAAAATTTATTTTATAAAACATTTATTGTCAACTATCTATTGGAATATATATCGTCTCTTTAGATGAATTTTATTATCTTAACTGGTTCCTAGTCTCTGACTAGGAACCCATTGTTTGAGGCTCTGCCTCCGTTACAATCCAAGGCAGAGCCTCGAAAAATATATTCCCAGCTAGAACCTGGTAACAAGTAAAACCTTAAATAAGTAATTAGTATAGATGGAAGAGATAATTATAAATAATTCGTTTTTCTTGTAAGTTAACGGTGCGTTACGGCATTCTATAATATATCGTTTTTAATTTTTACATTTTCAAGCCGTAACACACCCTACAGTTATTACTCATTACTTATTACTCATTACTCATTACTCATTGCCAATTCCCCACCAAAACAAAAGGTGACCAATAATAAGGATGTTGATATTTGGGATTTTTCAATAAGGATAGTTGTGCTTGTCTTAATGCTTGGGCTTTACTAATTCCATCTTGGGTTAAAACGCTGTAAAATTCGGTTATTAGTTCGGCTGTTGATTTATCTTGTACTGTCCACAGTGTTGCTAATGTACTTCTAGCTCCGGAACGAACTGCTACACCTGCTAATCCTAAAGCTGCTCTGTTATCTCCTTTTGCTGTTTGACAAGCGCTTAATACTAAAAGTTCAATTGGCTCGCGATTTCTGAGATTTGATGACGGACTTTTTAACCATTTACCCAAATCTTTGACGTTGATTCTATCTTTCCAAGTTAATAAAAATGTGTCTTCAGCTTTGGAGCTAAATTGTCCGTGGGTAGCAAGGTGGATTACTGAAAAAGGAGCGGATTCTATTTTGTTTTGAACTTGGGGACGGGTAAATTGTTCGTTTAATAAAGTTTGGTTTTTAATCAACTGAGAAATTCGAGCAATTTCTGTTTCAACTGCTGGTAAAGCTGAAAATCCCTGACGTGGTTCTGTTAATCCCCCGGTTAAAGCTTTAAATTGTTGAGGTGGAAGATTTCGCGACTCGAATAGTTGTAAGCTGGGTGTTAAAGCAATGTTGTATTTCTCGATGATAAATTTTTCACCATCGTGTAAAACTGACATTGGTAAACTGCGAAGAAAACCATCGAGAACAAATACTAAAGTTTTAATTTCAGATTTTTCTAATTCTGCTTCAATCGGACGTATCAACCAATCGTATACTTTTTGAGCGGGAGGTAATACTTCATTCGCTGGAAAAGCTACATTTAAAGATTGTCTGAGTTGATTAAATACAGCTGTTTCTTCCTGTGGTGAAACCTTAGTAGAATAATGCTGTAAAGGTTGATTGGGAAGAGAAAGAACAACTTCTAAACGGTTATCAATAATAATCGGAT comes from Rivularia sp. PCC 7116 and encodes:
- a CDS encoding DUF928 domain-containing protein → MTSYTLKFLNFSLSILILTYTLPGFTQSKFPSKDNSLSDEIVFQDSLEPPGEPEPKDTKGSGSRDPKKCSMQEQGIKPLMPPERNYGLTLQKLPSIFVRLPKTKAKRVMLSIQDTAGKYYQRAFLPITEHGIVSFNLPEDKPSLTIGKNYKWSLVIVCGDTVQPDDPTFMGWVQRVEKTSQIDKELIGKSAVEKAKWYGKKGYWYDMLREIQRAKKTQPDDLKLSADLQESWQ